The following are from one region of the Ananas comosus cultivar F153 linkage group 20, ASM154086v1, whole genome shotgun sequence genome:
- the LOC109725517 gene encoding polyadenylate-binding protein 2-like isoform X1: protein MAQVQSSVANGVVSNSGVVGSGGGGAAAAAAAAAAVGGGGGGGGSQFPTTSLYVGDLETNVSDSQLYELFTQIGQVVSVRVCRDINTRRSLGYAYVNYSNPVDAARALEVLNFTPLNNKPIRVMYSNRDPSTRKSGTANIFIKNLDKVIDNKALHETFSAFGNILSCKVATDQYGQSKGYGFVQFDQEEAAQNAINKLNGMLINDKPVFVGPFLRKQERENPNDKTKFNNVYVKNLSESTTKEDLVKIFGEYGNITSAVVMIEADGKSKCFGFVNFENPEDAAHAVQELNGKKFNDKEWYVGKAQKKSEREMELKARFEQTMKETVDKYQGLNLYLKNLDDSIGDDKLKELFSDFGTITSCKVMRDQNGVSKGSGFVAFSAAEEASRALMEMNGKMICGKPLYVALAQRKEDRKARLQAQFLQMRPVAMAPAVAPRVPMYPPGAPGLGQQLFYGQAPPTLIPPQPGFGFQQQLVRGMRPGGGPMPNFFVPMVQQGQQVQRPGGRRAGAGPVQQTQQPMPPIQQQQMLPRGGRVFRYPPGGRNMPEVPPMPGVPGAMLSPYDMGGFPVRDAAIPQPIPIGALASALANASPDQQRTMLGESLYPLVEQLERDHAAKVTGMLLEMDQTEVLHLLESPEALKLKVAEAMEVLRSVAQQQQPNAPADQLAALSLNDGIIS from the exons ATGGCGCAAGTCCAAAGCTCGGTGGCGAATGGCGTCGTGTCGAATAGCGGCGTTGTTGGTAGCGGGGGAGGAGGcgctgctgctgcggcggcggcggcggcggccgtgggcggcggcggcggcggtggcgggagTCAGTTTCCGACGACGTCGCTGTACGTCGGAGATCTGGAGACGAACGTGTCGGACTCGCAGCTGTACGAGCTGTTCACCCAGATCGGGCAGGTGGTGTCCGTGCGCGTCTGCCGCGACATCAACACCCGGCGGTCCCTCGGATACGCCTACGTCAACTACAGCAACCCCGTCGACG CTGCGAGGGCATTAGAAGTTCTGAACTTTACTCCCCTTAATAACAAGCCTATCCGTGTAATGTACTCGAACCGTGACCCAAGCACCCGTAAAAGTGGAACTGCTAACATATTTATTAAG aACCTGGATAAGGTGATTGACAACAAGGCGCTACATGAGACGTTTTCTGCATTTGGTAACATTCTTTCTTGCAAGGTTGCCACAGATCAATATGGCCAATCAAAAGGCTATGGTTTTGTCCAATTTGATCAGGAAGAGGCAGCACAAAATGCAATAAATAAGTTGAATGGCATGCTTATTAATGATAAGCCTGTTTTTGTTGGACCCTTTCTTCGGAAGCAGGAAAGGGAAAATCCTAATGACAAGACGAAATTTAATAATGTCTATGTCAAGAACCTATCTGAATCCACCACTAAAGAAGATCTAGTAAAAATTTTTGGCGAGTATGGGAATATCACTAGTGCTGTAGTAATGATCGAAGCAGATGGCAAATCAAAGTGCTTTGgatttgttaattttgagaatCCAGAGGATGCTGCTCATGCAGTTCAGGAACTCAATGGGAAGAAGTTTAATGATAAGGAGTGGTATGTTGGAAAAGCTCAGAagaagtctgaaagagagatgGAACTAAAAGCAAGATTTGAGCAGACTATGAAGGAAACGGTGGACAAGTATCAAGGGCTGAACTTATACTTGAAGAATTTGGATGATAGCATTGGGGATGATAAGCTGAAGGAATTGTTCTCGGACTTCGGTACAATTACCTCATGCAAG GTTATGCGTGATCAAAATGGTGTTAGTAAAGGATCTGGATTTGTGGCATTCTCAGCTGCTGAAGAAGCCTCTCGAGCT TTAATGGAGATGAATGGGAAAATGATATGTGGAAAGCCACTATATGTTGCGCTTGCACAGCGCAAGGAAGATAGAAAAGCGAGGTTGCAG GCACAATTTTTACAGATGCGCCCTGTAGCAATGGCACCTGCTGTTGCTCCTCGTGTACCGATGTATCCTCCTGGTGCTCCAGGTCTTGGACAGCAACTATTTTATGGTCAAGCTCCACCAACTCTCATTCCTCCTCAG CCTGGATTTGGCTTCCAGCAACAACTTGTCCGTGGAATGAGGCCTGGGGGTGGTCCTATGCCGAATTTCTTTGTGCCAATGGTCCAACAAGGTCAGCAAGTTCAACGGCCGGGTGGTCGACGTGCTGGAGCCGGACCTGTGCAACAAACTCAGCAACCTATGCCTCCTATCCAACAACAG CAGATGCTTCCAAGGGGCGGACGTGTCTTCCGCTATCCTCCCGGTGGACGCAACATGCCTGAAGTTCCTCCTATGCCCGGTGTCCCTGGAGCGATGCTTTCTCCGTACGACATGGGTGGCTTCCCAGTTCGTGATGCTGCCATTCCCCAACCTATCCCTATTGGGGCTTTGGCTTCCGCCCTTGCAAATGCCTCTCCTGATCAGCAGCGCACG ATGCTTGGAGAAAGCCTTTATCCACTTGTTGAGCAGCTGGAACGCGACCATGCAGCCAAAGTGACAGGAATGCTGCTGGAGATGGACCAGACAGAGGTACTGCACTTGCTGGAGTCGCCGGAAGCTCTGAAGTTGAAAGTAGCAGAAGCCATGGAGGTTCTGAGGAGCGttgcgcagcagcagcagccaaaTGCACCTGCGGATCAATTGgctgctctctctctcaatgaCGGCATTATCTCTTGA
- the LOC109725517 gene encoding polyadenylate-binding protein 2-like isoform X2: protein MAQVQSSVANGVVSNSGVVGSGGGGAAAAAAAAAAVGGGGGGGGSQFPTTSLYVGDLETNVSDSQLYELFTQIGQVVSVRVCRDINTRRSLGYAYVNYSNPVDAARALEVLNFTPLNNKPIRVMYSNRDPSTRKSGTANIFIKNLDKVIDNKALHETFSAFGNILSCKVATDQYGQSKGYGFVQFDQEEAAQNAINKLNGMLINDKPVFVGPFLRKQERENPNDKTKFNNVYVKNLSESTTKEDLVKIFGEYGNITSAVVMIEADGKSKCFGFVNFENPEDAAHAVQELNGKKFNDKEWYVGKAQKKSEREMELKARFEQTMKETVDKYQGLNLYLKNLDDSIGDDKLKELFSDFGTITSCKVMRDQNGVSKGSGFVAFSAAEEASRALMEMNGKMICGKPLYVALAQRKEDRKARLQAQFLQMRPVAMAPAVAPRVPMYPPGAPGLGQQLFYGQAPPTLIPPQPGFGFQQQLVRGMRPGGGPMPNFFVPMVQQGQQVQRPGGRRAGAGPVQQTQQPMPPIQQQMLPRGGRVFRYPPGGRNMPEVPPMPGVPGAMLSPYDMGGFPVRDAAIPQPIPIGALASALANASPDQQRTMLGESLYPLVEQLERDHAAKVTGMLLEMDQTEVLHLLESPEALKLKVAEAMEVLRSVAQQQQPNAPADQLAALSLNDGIIS from the exons ATGGCGCAAGTCCAAAGCTCGGTGGCGAATGGCGTCGTGTCGAATAGCGGCGTTGTTGGTAGCGGGGGAGGAGGcgctgctgctgcggcggcggcggcggcggccgtgggcggcggcggcggcggtggcgggagTCAGTTTCCGACGACGTCGCTGTACGTCGGAGATCTGGAGACGAACGTGTCGGACTCGCAGCTGTACGAGCTGTTCACCCAGATCGGGCAGGTGGTGTCCGTGCGCGTCTGCCGCGACATCAACACCCGGCGGTCCCTCGGATACGCCTACGTCAACTACAGCAACCCCGTCGACG CTGCGAGGGCATTAGAAGTTCTGAACTTTACTCCCCTTAATAACAAGCCTATCCGTGTAATGTACTCGAACCGTGACCCAAGCACCCGTAAAAGTGGAACTGCTAACATATTTATTAAG aACCTGGATAAGGTGATTGACAACAAGGCGCTACATGAGACGTTTTCTGCATTTGGTAACATTCTTTCTTGCAAGGTTGCCACAGATCAATATGGCCAATCAAAAGGCTATGGTTTTGTCCAATTTGATCAGGAAGAGGCAGCACAAAATGCAATAAATAAGTTGAATGGCATGCTTATTAATGATAAGCCTGTTTTTGTTGGACCCTTTCTTCGGAAGCAGGAAAGGGAAAATCCTAATGACAAGACGAAATTTAATAATGTCTATGTCAAGAACCTATCTGAATCCACCACTAAAGAAGATCTAGTAAAAATTTTTGGCGAGTATGGGAATATCACTAGTGCTGTAGTAATGATCGAAGCAGATGGCAAATCAAAGTGCTTTGgatttgttaattttgagaatCCAGAGGATGCTGCTCATGCAGTTCAGGAACTCAATGGGAAGAAGTTTAATGATAAGGAGTGGTATGTTGGAAAAGCTCAGAagaagtctgaaagagagatgGAACTAAAAGCAAGATTTGAGCAGACTATGAAGGAAACGGTGGACAAGTATCAAGGGCTGAACTTATACTTGAAGAATTTGGATGATAGCATTGGGGATGATAAGCTGAAGGAATTGTTCTCGGACTTCGGTACAATTACCTCATGCAAG GTTATGCGTGATCAAAATGGTGTTAGTAAAGGATCTGGATTTGTGGCATTCTCAGCTGCTGAAGAAGCCTCTCGAGCT TTAATGGAGATGAATGGGAAAATGATATGTGGAAAGCCACTATATGTTGCGCTTGCACAGCGCAAGGAAGATAGAAAAGCGAGGTTGCAG GCACAATTTTTACAGATGCGCCCTGTAGCAATGGCACCTGCTGTTGCTCCTCGTGTACCGATGTATCCTCCTGGTGCTCCAGGTCTTGGACAGCAACTATTTTATGGTCAAGCTCCACCAACTCTCATTCCTCCTCAG CCTGGATTTGGCTTCCAGCAACAACTTGTCCGTGGAATGAGGCCTGGGGGTGGTCCTATGCCGAATTTCTTTGTGCCAATGGTCCAACAAGGTCAGCAAGTTCAACGGCCGGGTGGTCGACGTGCTGGAGCCGGACCTGTGCAACAAACTCAGCAACCTATGCCTCCTATCCAACAACAG ATGCTTCCAAGGGGCGGACGTGTCTTCCGCTATCCTCCCGGTGGACGCAACATGCCTGAAGTTCCTCCTATGCCCGGTGTCCCTGGAGCGATGCTTTCTCCGTACGACATGGGTGGCTTCCCAGTTCGTGATGCTGCCATTCCCCAACCTATCCCTATTGGGGCTTTGGCTTCCGCCCTTGCAAATGCCTCTCCTGATCAGCAGCGCACG ATGCTTGGAGAAAGCCTTTATCCACTTGTTGAGCAGCTGGAACGCGACCATGCAGCCAAAGTGACAGGAATGCTGCTGGAGATGGACCAGACAGAGGTACTGCACTTGCTGGAGTCGCCGGAAGCTCTGAAGTTGAAAGTAGCAGAAGCCATGGAGGTTCTGAGGAGCGttgcgcagcagcagcagccaaaTGCACCTGCGGATCAATTGgctgctctctctctcaatgaCGGCATTATCTCTTGA